One Elaeis guineensis isolate ETL-2024a chromosome 10, EG11, whole genome shotgun sequence genomic window carries:
- the LOC105053120 gene encoding uncharacterized protein isoform X2 — MRLTDLGITVDKVRTLQMLSSLDNIVTRYLHIWIACSSASIQLTPSAVKAQLGSLNMLKSLQKLQIRSYSLVVLEVDGEDQDRDMDWQLPDLEELQLHDLKVVKWTRVSISDFLPQLRSVVISSCPELENANWVLPLPKLESLKIQSCPKMWRVIDDSIVSRLWNILKFFVVTS; from the exons ATGCGGTTGACAGATCTTGGAATCACGGTAGATAAAGTGCGAACCCTCCAGATGCTCTCAAGCTTAGACAACATAGTTACTCGGTACCTCCACATATGGATTGCATGCAGCTCGGCATCCATCCAGTTGACACCATCTGCCGTCAAAGCCCAACTTGGAAGCCTCAACATGTTGAAGAGCCTGCAGAAGCTGCAGATTCGATCCTATAGCTTAGTAGTGCTGGAGGTGGATGGTGAGGACCAGGATCGTGATATGGATTGGCAACTTCCAGATCTTGAGGAACTCCAACTCCATGACTTGAAGGTGGTAAAGTGGACGAGAGTATCGATCTCAGATTTCCTTCCGCAGCTGCGGTCGGTGGTCATTTCTTCCTGCCCTGAGTTAGAGAATGCTAACTGGGTTCTGCCGCTCCCAAAGCTCGAGTCTCTAAAGATACAGTCGTGCCCCAAAATGTGGCGAGTGATCGATGATTCAATAG TTTCCCGTCTTTGGAACATATTGAAATTCTTCGTTGTGACGAGCTGA
- the LOC105053120 gene encoding putative disease resistance protein At4g10780 isoform X1, which translates to MRLTDLGITVDKVRTLQMLSSLDNIVTRYLHIWIACSSASIQLTPSAVKAQLGSLNMLKSLQKLQIRSYSLVVLEVDGEDQDRDMDWQLPDLEELQLHDLKVVKWTRVSISDFLPQLRSVVISSCPELENANWVLPLPKLESLKIQSCPKMWRVIDDSIGSHFGAFRCLRLLHLHKLNSLSSICDLAISFPSLEHIEILRCDELKQLPVKIIGRNLREIWGSEGWWQSLQWQDENVKASLLPHFRRLN; encoded by the coding sequence ATGCGGTTGACAGATCTTGGAATCACGGTAGATAAAGTGCGAACCCTCCAGATGCTCTCAAGCTTAGACAACATAGTTACTCGGTACCTCCACATATGGATTGCATGCAGCTCGGCATCCATCCAGTTGACACCATCTGCCGTCAAAGCCCAACTTGGAAGCCTCAACATGTTGAAGAGCCTGCAGAAGCTGCAGATTCGATCCTATAGCTTAGTAGTGCTGGAGGTGGATGGTGAGGACCAGGATCGTGATATGGATTGGCAACTTCCAGATCTTGAGGAACTCCAACTCCATGACTTGAAGGTGGTAAAGTGGACGAGAGTATCGATCTCAGATTTCCTTCCGCAGCTGCGGTCGGTGGTCATTTCTTCCTGCCCTGAGTTAGAGAATGCTAACTGGGTTCTGCCGCTCCCAAAGCTCGAGTCTCTAAAGATACAGTCGTGCCCCAAAATGTGGCGAGTGATCGATGATTCAATAGGTAGCCACTTTGGTGCCTTCCGCTGTCTTAGGTTATTGCATCTTCACAAGTTAAACAGCTTAAGTAGCATCTGTGATCTGGCAATCAGTTTCCCGTCTTTGGAACATATTGAAATTCTTCGTTGTGACGAGCTGAAGCAACTGCCCGTCAAGATCATAGGGAGGAACTTACGGGAGATATGGGGCAGTGAAGGATGGTGGCAAAGCTTACAATGGCAGGATGAGAACGTCAAAGCCTCCCTCCTCCCTCATTTCAGGAGACTCAATTAA